In Aristaeella hokkaidonensis, the following are encoded in one genomic region:
- the xylB gene encoding xylulokinase — translation MKYLLGIDLGTSGTKTVLFDQNGKGICSATVEYPMYQPQNGWAEQDPKDWYNAAVSTIRTVLEKSGVDKEDVVSMGISGQMHGLVMLDEKDEVIRPSIIWCDQRTAKECEEITAKVGYDNLIRITANPALPGFTLSKLIWVRNHEPENYAKCKHVLLPKDYVRFMLTGDFATEVSDASGMQMLDVPNRCWSDELLGILDIDKSMLAKVYESCEVTGHISAKAAELTGLSEKTLVVGGAGDNAAAAVGTGVVEDGKAFTTIGTSGVVFAHTDKLAIDPKGRVHTFCCAVPGAWHVMGVTQAAGLSLKWFRDNFCGAEKITAEAMGVDTYELTNQEAAQSPIGANKLIYAPYLMGERTPHLDSDCRGIFFGLSAMHQRRDLLRAVMEGVTYSLNDCLGVLAGMGVAPETMLACGGGGKSPLWRQMLADVMNCPVATTINTEGPALGVAILAGVGAGLYGSVQEACRAMIKVNPAQNPIAENVPKYAKVYEVFKKLYTANKELYKELGTIE, via the coding sequence ATGAAATACCTTCTTGGGATCGACCTGGGAACATCCGGCACGAAAACAGTTTTGTTCGATCAGAACGGTAAGGGTATCTGCTCCGCAACCGTGGAATATCCGATGTACCAGCCGCAGAACGGCTGGGCGGAACAGGATCCCAAGGACTGGTATAATGCCGCGGTCAGCACGATCCGTACAGTGCTTGAGAAGAGCGGTGTGGACAAGGAAGACGTGGTTTCCATGGGCATCAGCGGTCAGATGCACGGCCTTGTGATGCTGGATGAGAAAGACGAAGTCATCCGTCCTTCCATCATCTGGTGCGACCAGCGGACCGCCAAGGAATGTGAAGAGATTACCGCCAAGGTCGGATACGATAATCTGATCAGGATTACCGCGAACCCCGCGCTGCCCGGATTTACCCTTTCCAAGCTGATTTGGGTGCGGAACCATGAGCCGGAAAACTACGCAAAGTGCAAGCACGTGCTGCTGCCCAAGGACTACGTCCGGTTTATGCTGACCGGAGATTTCGCCACAGAGGTTTCTGACGCCAGCGGTATGCAGATGCTGGACGTGCCGAACCGCTGCTGGAGCGACGAACTGCTGGGCATCCTGGACATCGACAAGAGCATGCTGGCCAAGGTTTATGAGAGCTGCGAAGTGACCGGCCATATCTCCGCCAAAGCAGCTGAACTGACCGGACTGAGCGAGAAGACACTGGTTGTCGGCGGCGCCGGAGACAATGCTGCCGCAGCAGTCGGTACCGGCGTTGTGGAAGACGGAAAAGCCTTCACGACCATCGGCACAAGCGGCGTTGTGTTTGCTCATACGGATAAGCTGGCGATTGACCCCAAGGGTCGTGTACATACCTTCTGCTGCGCGGTGCCCGGCGCATGGCATGTGATGGGTGTTACCCAGGCTGCCGGCCTGAGCCTGAAGTGGTTCCGCGACAACTTCTGCGGAGCTGAGAAGATCACCGCAGAAGCGATGGGCGTTGATACTTACGAACTGACGAACCAGGAAGCGGCCCAGAGCCCCATCGGCGCCAACAAGCTGATTTACGCGCCGTACCTGATGGGTGAGCGGACCCCGCATCTGGACAGTGACTGCCGCGGAATCTTCTTCGGTCTGAGCGCAATGCACCAGCGCCGGGATCTGTTGCGTGCGGTTATGGAAGGCGTTACCTACAGCCTGAATGATTGCCTGGGCGTGCTGGCCGGAATGGGCGTTGCACCTGAAACGATGCTGGCCTGCGGCGGCGGTGGAAAGAGCCCGCTGTGGCGTCAGATGCTGGCGGACGTGATGAACTGCCCCGTGGCAACCACCATCAATACGGAAGGCCCCGCCCTGGGTGTTGCCATTCTGGCGGGTGTCGGCGCAGGACTGTACGGCAGTGTTCAGGAAGCCTGCAGGGCGATGATCAAGGTCAATCCTGCACAGAATCCGATCGCCGAGAACGTGCCGAAATACGCGAAAGTGTATGAAGTGTTCAAGAAGCTGTACACAGCCAACAAGGAACTGTACAAGGAACTGGGAACAATCGAGTAA
- a CDS encoding aldose epimerase family protein, producing MSIKTEIWGKSPKGKDVHKFTMTNSMGASVTVMEWGAIVTSIIVPDAGGNMDDVALGFDSLDRYIGPHGCFGDTVGRYGNRIGAGKFSIDGVQYQVALNDNGKNHLHGGNVGFAAHFWTGTPKEGEHEDSVSFHRVSPDGEENYPGNLDVTVTFTWNDMCDLIIRYEATTDKPTLCNLTNHTYFNLGGHKHGTVKDHEVAIDADVITKVDSGLIPTGDYMPVVGTPLDLRDGLLLEEGLEVYETCPQMIPAGGYDHNFVLRKGEAMGAAASVYHEESGRYMEVLTDQPAIQLYTACTLDVKGGKEGADYGHYSGFCLETQHCPDDPNHPNFPGTTILRPGEKYDTTTIYAFRADDE from the coding sequence ATGTCCATCAAAACGGAAATCTGGGGAAAATCCCCCAAAGGAAAAGATGTCCATAAGTTTACCATGACCAACAGCATGGGCGCTTCTGTCACTGTTATGGAGTGGGGCGCCATTGTCACCTCCATTATCGTCCCGGATGCCGGCGGCAATATGGATGATGTTGCCCTTGGTTTCGACTCCCTGGATCGCTATATCGGGCCTCACGGCTGCTTCGGCGATACAGTCGGCCGTTATGGCAACCGTATCGGAGCCGGCAAATTTTCCATCGACGGTGTCCAGTACCAGGTTGCCCTCAATGACAACGGCAAAAACCACCTGCACGGCGGCAACGTCGGCTTCGCGGCTCATTTCTGGACCGGCACCCCCAAAGAAGGCGAACATGAGGATTCTGTTTCCTTCCATCGTGTTTCCCCCGATGGTGAGGAAAACTATCCCGGCAATCTGGATGTAACCGTGACCTTCACCTGGAATGATATGTGCGATCTGATCATCCGCTATGAAGCCACCACTGACAAGCCCACCCTCTGCAACCTCACCAACCACACCTACTTCAACCTGGGCGGCCACAAGCACGGCACCGTCAAGGATCACGAAGTTGCCATCGATGCCGATGTCATCACCAAGGTGGACAGCGGCCTGATCCCCACCGGCGACTATATGCCCGTTGTCGGAACGCCCCTGGATCTCCGCGACGGCCTGTTGCTGGAAGAAGGACTTGAAGTTTATGAAACCTGCCCCCAGATGATTCCCGCCGGCGGTTATGACCACAACTTCGTTCTCCGCAAGGGTGAAGCCATGGGCGCTGCAGCCAGCGTATATCATGAAGAATCCGGCCGCTATATGGAAGTGCTGACTGACCAGCCTGCCATTCAGCTTTACACCGCCTGCACACTGGATGTAAAGGGTGGCAAGGAAGGCGCGGATTACGGCCATTATTCCGGTTTCTGCCTGGAAACCCAGCACTGCCCGGATGATCCCAATCATCCCAACTTCCCCGGCACCACGATCCTTCGTCCCGGTGAAAAGTATGACACCACCACCATCTACGCTTTCCGTGCGGATGATGAATAA
- a CDS encoding GlsB/YeaQ/YmgE family stress response membrane protein codes for MIFSWIIKIALWALAGFAASKIMKGRPDGLLSNILLGLVGGVVGNLLFSLIGLDSINGVGNIIVSVIGACAVLFCVKKCSRNNSDK; via the coding sequence ATGATTTTCAGCTGGATTATCAAGATTGCACTGTGGGCGCTGGCTGGTTTCGCGGCCAGCAAGATCATGAAGGGAAGACCTGACGGACTGCTCAGCAACATCCTGCTGGGCCTGGTCGGCGGTGTTGTGGGCAACCTGCTGTTCAGCCTGATCGGTCTTGACTCCATCAACGGAGTCGGAAACATCATCGTTTCCGTGATTGGCGCATGCGCAGTCCTGTTCTGCGTTAAGAAGTGTTCGCGAAATAACAGTGACAAATGA
- a CDS encoding Cna B-type domain-containing protein: protein MSEKDKTHVVKGLLTETEYILREEVAPEGYTITSDTTFTIDVNGDVTSSGTTTTDEYGHTILLVEDTKTHVEISKVDVVGGEELEGATIQIRRELAAGEEKAADKNYVEEDGKVYEVVEEWVSEKDKTHVVKGLLTETEYILREEVAPEGYTITSDTTFTIDVNGDVTSSGTTTTDEYGHTILLVEDTKTHVEISKVDVVGGEELEGATIQIRRELAAGEEKAADKNYVEEDGKVYEVVEEWVSEKDKTHVVKGLLTETEYILREEVAPEGYTITSDTTFTIDVNGDVTSSGTTTTDEYGHTILLVEDTKTHVEISKVDVVDGKELEGATIQILRKLAAGEEQTEGKNYIEKDDKTYEIVEEWVSEKDKTHVVEGLLTDTEYTLHETVAPKDYEIASDTNFTIDATGKVTGSATITTGKNGKTLILVEDNMITSVSVKKVWDDNHNQDGKRPISINVKLLADGKDTGLSVKLRAANEWTATIDNLRKFSGKKEIEYSWSEEGLPEGYELTGNVTEGTLTTLTNHHTPEETEASIRKVWVLDNKENKNPPEKLTVMLSDGQTVELNAANNWSATIENLPKYRNFGEEIEYTWTEVDLPEGFELTDTSRNGKVTTLTNTYYVKPTRLPLEATKILTGRMWTAEDNFEFTLAADKDNPDGAVLPATTVKYADINSKSVVFDDIVFNKYGTYKFTITETEGHIKGVTYDTEPKVFTVVIKDNGAGALYVDSVTNDGYVDIRNPYESCGEIQFFAKKILIGRNLTEGMYTFALKDEDGNTLQTASCDAEGKVTFAPITYSEEDMVVDGKIVTERQYTYTISEVKPEGDELDKTVIYDGAVKEITVTLTDDQEGTITTDPETGDLGITFINTVVKIQKTDVATGKELSGAHLQILDKTGAVIDEWDSVTGKPHEAKNLKIDEEYTLTETITPKDYAFTADATFSVDKEGKITTSGLKAREDGVLLLEDKLAEKPKFEKKIKDTNDTTGETSGWQDSADYDIGDAVPYRLQATLADNVTDYLKYHITFHDYMDEGLTFNGIDKVTVNGTEVTADAYTLDSEEHSFDLTLEWGDGERKITDESLNKAVIEVLFTAILNENAALGAEGNVNTGKLEYSCNPNVEQGGKPSEETEETKEDSVIAFTYKVEVNKLSETGAPLAGAEFKLEKKVAGDQLKLIECITAESGDMFTFSGLDDGTYILTETKKPDGYKGIDPIEFTVTADHTIVWEGEARNTILTKLTGNVITGEIEFTENTGAGSLVTSVKNTPEPTSAAVKKIWKDAENRDGLRPLSLRIELLADGEGTGKFAVLDSSNNWTAMINNLPKMNNGKAIEYSWKEPAVFGYTLTGSQKNGILTTLTNTHGPDETEVNVRKVWVDANNAAGKRPESITVQLYADGQAAGAAVKLDASNNWSYSWTKLAKNANEAGLTREIKYTVAETEIPEGYIAKTTGNASTGYVITNTFESGKLIIEKEFDIEPWEPFGPDDSPMDIPVIKTWNDNNNKDGNRPGAVTVRLLADGVEVATAQLAESNGWKTVFTGLPRLTAEKQKIVYTITEDLVEWYEAEIHGFNIRNNYKPELTSVTVRKEWDDKDNNQNLRPESIVMTLNNGMTVLLSAGNNWTATISDLPTRVNGQPATYTWTEQKVLNYNLTSVVTEGNTTTFTNTLWKRPETPPTEGKKPKTAGETVTFEEYKTPLGVESIINHVGDCFD, encoded by the coding sequence GTGTCTGAGAAAGACAAGACTCACGTAGTGAAGGGCCTGCTGACAGAGACCGAATACATCCTGCGTGAGGAAGTGGCACCGGAAGGCTATACCATTACGTCTGACACCACATTCACGATCGACGTGAATGGTGATGTAACGAGCAGCGGTACGACAACGACGGATGAATACGGACATACCATACTGCTGGTTGAAGACACGAAGACACACGTCGAGATCAGCAAGGTTGACGTAGTCGGCGGCGAAGAGCTGGAAGGCGCGACAATCCAGATCCGGAGAGAACTGGCCGCGGGTGAGGAGAAAGCGGCAGACAAGAACTACGTAGAAGAGGACGGCAAGGTTTATGAAGTCGTCGAAGAGTGGGTGTCTGAGAAAGACAAGACTCACGTAGTGAAGGGCCTGCTGACAGAGACCGAATACATCCTGCGTGAGGAAGTGGCACCGGAAGGCTATACCATTACGTCTGACACCACATTCACGATCGACGTGAATGGTGATGTAACGAGCAGCGGTACGACAACGACGGATGAATACGGACATACCATACTGCTGGTTGAAGACACGAAGACACACGTCGAGATCAGCAAGGTTGACGTAGTCGGCGGCGAAGAGCTGGAAGGCGCGACAATCCAGATCCGGAGAGAACTGGCCGCGGGCGAGGAGAAAGCGGCAGACAAGAACTACGTAGAAGAGGACGGCAAGGTTTATGAAGTCGTCGAAGAGTGGGTGTCTGAGAAAGACAAGACTCACGTAGTGAAGGGCCTGCTGACAGAGACCGAATACATCCTGCGTGAGGAAGTGGCACCGGAAGGCTATACCATTACGTCTGACACCACATTCACGATCGACGTGAATGGTGATGTAACGAGCAGCGGTACGACAACGACGGATGAATACGGACATACCATACTGCTGGTTGAAGACACGAAGACGCACGTCGAGATCAGCAAGGTTGACGTGGTAGACGGCAAAGAACTGGAAGGCGCGACAATCCAGATCCTGAGAAAACTGGCCGCGGGCGAGGAACAGACAGAAGGCAAGAACTACATTGAAAAGGACGATAAGACTTATGAAATCGTCGAAGAGTGGGTGTCTGAGAAAGACAAGACTCACGTAGTAGAAGGCCTGCTGACTGATACCGAATACACGCTGCATGAAACTGTTGCTCCTAAGGATTATGAGATTGCAAGCGATACCAACTTCACCATTGACGCTACCGGTAAGGTAACGGGCAGCGCTACCATCACAACAGGTAAGAATGGCAAGACTCTCATTCTTGTGGAAGATAATATGATCACTTCCGTAAGCGTGAAGAAAGTCTGGGATGACAACCACAACCAGGATGGTAAACGTCCGATAAGCATTAACGTGAAGCTGCTTGCTGATGGCAAGGACACTGGCTTAAGTGTAAAGCTGAGAGCGGCTAATGAATGGACTGCCACGATTGACAACCTGCGGAAGTTCTCCGGCAAGAAGGAAATTGAATACTCCTGGTCTGAAGAAGGCCTGCCGGAAGGCTATGAACTGACGGGCAATGTGACCGAAGGCACACTTACCACTCTGACGAACCATCACACGCCTGAAGAAACCGAAGCCAGCATCAGGAAGGTCTGGGTTCTGGACAACAAGGAAAACAAGAACCCGCCTGAAAAACTGACGGTAATGCTCTCTGACGGGCAGACGGTTGAACTGAACGCTGCCAATAACTGGAGCGCGACGATTGAAAACCTGCCGAAATACAGGAACTTCGGCGAAGAGATTGAGTACACCTGGACAGAAGTCGACTTGCCGGAAGGCTTTGAACTGACTGACACGTCCAGGAACGGCAAGGTCACGACGCTGACGAACACGTACTATGTGAAGCCGACCAGGCTGCCGCTTGAAGCGACGAAGATCCTGACAGGCCGTATGTGGACTGCAGAGGACAACTTCGAATTCACGCTGGCTGCGGATAAGGACAATCCGGACGGCGCGGTGCTGCCGGCCACGACCGTCAAGTATGCAGACATTAACAGCAAGTCTGTTGTCTTTGACGATATCGTGTTCAACAAGTACGGAACCTACAAGTTCACGATCACTGAAACCGAAGGCCATATCAAGGGTGTTACCTATGATACCGAGCCCAAAGTATTCACCGTTGTTATCAAGGATAACGGAGCTGGCGCCCTGTATGTTGACAGCGTTACCAACGACGGATATGTTGATATCAGGAACCCGTATGAATCCTGCGGTGAAATCCAGTTCTTCGCGAAGAAGATTCTGATCGGACGCAACCTGACAGAAGGCATGTACACCTTCGCACTGAAGGATGAAGACGGCAACACGCTGCAGACCGCATCCTGCGACGCTGAAGGCAAGGTAACGTTCGCACCGATCACCTACAGCGAAGAAGATATGGTGGTTGACGGAAAGATCGTAACCGAACGGCAGTACACTTACACCATCAGCGAAGTGAAGCCCGAAGGTGATGAACTTGACAAGACGGTCATCTATGACGGCGCTGTCAAGGAAATCACGGTGACACTCACAGATGACCAGGAAGGCACGATCACCACGGATCCCGAAACCGGAGACCTGGGAATCACCTTCATCAACACGGTTGTGAAGATCCAGAAGACGGATGTTGCTACCGGTAAAGAACTGAGTGGAGCACACCTCCAGATCCTGGACAAGACCGGTGCTGTGATCGATGAATGGGATTCCGTAACCGGCAAGCCGCATGAAGCGAAGAACCTGAAGATTGATGAAGAATATACCCTGACGGAAACCATCACTCCGAAGGATTACGCCTTCACGGCAGACGCAACATTCAGCGTAGACAAGGAAGGCAAGATCACAACCAGCGGACTGAAGGCACGCGAAGACGGTGTGCTCCTGCTGGAAGACAAGCTTGCCGAGAAGCCGAAGTTCGAAAAGAAGATTAAGGACACGAATGACACGACGGGCGAGACCAGCGGCTGGCAGGACAGCGCAGACTATGACATCGGCGACGCTGTACCTTACAGACTGCAGGCAACCCTGGCGGACAACGTGACCGACTACCTGAAGTACCACATCACCTTCCACGATTACATGGATGAAGGCCTGACCTTCAACGGAATCGACAAGGTGACAGTGAACGGAACAGAAGTGACGGCAGATGCCTACACTCTGGATTCCGAAGAACACAGCTTCGACCTGACGCTTGAATGGGGCGACGGTGAGAGAAAGATCACAGATGAAAGCCTGAACAAGGCCGTCATCGAAGTGCTCTTCACCGCAATCCTGAATGAGAACGCAGCCCTGGGCGCTGAAGGCAACGTCAACACCGGCAAGCTGGAATACAGCTGCAACCCGAATGTTGAACAGGGCGGCAAACCCAGTGAAGAAACCGAAGAAACCAAGGAAGATTCGGTCATCGCCTTCACCTATAAGGTTGAAGTGAACAAGCTGAGCGAGACCGGAGCACCTCTGGCGGGCGCGGAATTCAAGCTGGAGAAGAAGGTGGCAGGCGACCAGCTGAAGCTGATTGAATGCATCACGGCTGAAAGCGGAGACATGTTCACCTTCAGCGGACTGGATGACGGCACCTATATCCTGACGGAGACCAAGAAGCCCGATGGATACAAGGGCATTGATCCGATCGAATTCACAGTCACTGCGGATCATACGATTGTCTGGGAAGGCGAGGCAAGGAACACGATCCTGACCAAGCTGACCGGCAACGTAATCACAGGCGAGATTGAATTCACCGAAAACACCGGCGCAGGCAGCCTGGTAACCTCTGTGAAGAATACGCCTGAACCCACATCCGCTGCAGTGAAGAAGATCTGGAAGGATGCTGAGAACCGCGACGGCCTGCGGCCGCTGTCCCTGCGCATTGAGCTGCTGGCGGACGGCGAAGGCACCGGCAAGTTCGCAGTGCTGGATTCCTCCAACAACTGGACGGCTATGATCAACAACCTGCCGAAGATGAACAACGGCAAGGCGATTGAGTACAGCTGGAAGGAGCCCGCAGTATTCGGCTACACGCTGACGGGCAGCCAGAAGAACGGCATCCTGACTACGCTGACGAACACTCACGGTCCGGATGAGACTGAAGTGAACGTACGCAAGGTCTGGGTTGACGCCAATAACGCGGCTGGCAAGCGGCCCGAGAGCATCACAGTGCAGCTGTATGCTGACGGACAGGCTGCAGGCGCAGCGGTCAAGCTGGACGCTTCCAACAACTGGAGCTACAGCTGGACGAAGCTGGCCAAGAACGCCAATGAGGCGGGCCTGACCAGAGAAATCAAGTACACGGTTGCTGAAACCGAAATTCCGGAAGGCTATATCGCCAAGACCACCGGAAATGCCTCCACGGGTTATGTGATTACCAATACCTTCGAGAGCGGCAAGCTGATTATTGAGAAGGAATTTGATATCGAACCCTGGGAGCCATTCGGTCCGGACGACAGCCCGATGGATATCCCGGTTATCAAGACCTGGAACGATAACAACAACAAGGACGGCAACAGGCCCGGAGCTGTTACGGTGAGACTGCTGGCGGACGGCGTGGAAGTCGCCACCGCCCAGCTCGCCGAATCGAACGGCTGGAAGACGGTATTCACCGGACTTCCGAGGCTGACGGCCGAGAAGCAGAAGATTGTGTATACCATCACTGAGGATCTGGTTGAATGGTACGAGGCGGAGATTCACGGATTCAACATCCGGAACAACTACAAGCCTGAGCTTACCAGCGTAACGGTCCGGAAGGAATGGGACGACAAGGACAACAACCAGAACCTGAGACCGGAAAGCATCGTGATGACGCTGAACAACGGTATGACAGTCCTGCTGAGCGCAGGAAACAACTGGACCGCGACGATCAGCGACCTGCCGACCAGAGTGAACGGGCAGCCTGCCACATACACCTGGACAGAGCAGAAGGTGCTGAACTACAACCTGACCAGTGTGGTGACGGAAGGCAACACAACGACCTTCACCAACACCCTCTGGAAGCGTCCTGAGACACCGCCGACGGAAGGCAAGAAACCGAAGACTGCCGGCGAAACCGTAACCTTCGAAGAGTACAAGACGCCTCTGGGAGTTGAATCCATCATCAACCACGTTGGTGACTGCTTCGACTAA
- a CDS encoding SpaA isopeptide-forming pilin-related protein produces MNGDVTSSGTTTTDEYGHTILLVEDTKTHVEISKVDVVGGEELEGATIQIRRELAAGEEKAADKNYVEEDGKVYEVVEEWVSEKDKTHVVKGLLTETEYILREEVAPEGYTITSDTTFTIDVNGDVTSSGTTTTDEYGHTILLVEDTKTHVEISKVDVVGGEELEGATIQIRRELAAGEEKAADKNYVEEDGKVYEVVEEWVSEKDKTHVVKGLLTETEYILREEVAPEGYTITSDTTFTIDVNGDVTSSGTTTTDEYGHTILLVEDTKTHVEISKVDVVGGEELEGATIQIRRELAAGEEKAADKNYVEEDGKVYEVVEEWVSEKDKTHVVKGLLTETEYILREEVAPEGYTITSDTTFTIDVNGDVTSSGTTTTDEYGHTILLVEDTKTHVEISKVDVVGGEELEGATIQIRRELAAGEEKAADKNYVEEDGKVYEVVEEWVSEKDKTHVVKGLLTETEYILREEVAPEGYTITSDTTFTIDVNGDVTSSGTTTTDEYGHTILLVEDTKTHVEISKVDVVGGEELEGATIQIRENWPRVRRKRQTRTT; encoded by the coding sequence GTGAATGGTGATGTAACGAGCAGCGGTACGACAACGACGGATGAATACGGACATACCATACTGCTGGTTGAAGACACGAAGACACACGTCGAGATCAGCAAGGTTGACGTAGTCGGCGGCGAAGAGCTGGAAGGCGCGACAATCCAGATCCGGAGAGAACTGGCCGCGGGTGAGGAGAAAGCGGCAGACAAGAACTACGTAGAAGAGGACGGCAAGGTTTATGAAGTCGTCGAAGAGTGGGTGTCTGAGAAAGACAAGACTCACGTAGTGAAGGGCCTGCTGACAGAGACCGAATACATCCTGCGTGAGGAAGTGGCACCGGAAGGCTATACCATTACGTCTGACACCACATTCACGATCGACGTGAATGGTGATGTGACGAGCAGCGGTACGACAACGACGGATGAATACGGACATACCATACTGCTGGTTGAAGACACGAAGACACACGTCGAGATCAGCAAGGTTGACGTAGTCGGCGGCGAAGAGCTGGAAGGCGCGACAATCCAGATCCGGAGAGAACTGGCCGCGGGCGAGGAGAAAGCGGCAGACAAGAACTACGTAGAAGAGGACGGCAAGGTTTATGAAGTCGTCGAAGAGTGGGTGTCTGAGAAAGACAAGACTCACGTAGTGAAGGGCCTGCTGACAGAGACCGAATACATCCTGCGTGAGGAAGTGGCACCGGAAGGCTATACCATTACGTCTGACACCACATTCACGATCGACGTGAATGGTGATGTAACGAGCAGCGGTACGACAACGACGGATGAATACGGACATACCATACTGCTGGTTGAAGACACGAAGACACACGTCGAGATCAGCAAGGTTGACGTAGTCGGCGGCGAAGAGCTGGAAGGCGCGACAATCCAGATCCGGAGAGAACTGGCCGCGGGTGAGGAGAAAGCGGCAGACAAGAACTACGTAGAAGAGGACGGCAAGGTTTATGAAGTCGTCGAAGAGTGGGTGTCTGAGAAAGACAAGACTCACGTAGTAAAGGGCCTGCTGACAGAGACCGAATACATCCTGCGTGAGGAAGTGGCACCGGAAGGCTATACCATTACGTCTGACACCACATTCACGATCGACGTGAATGGTGATGTAACGAGCAGCGGTACGACAACGACGGATGAATACGGACATACCATACTGCTGGTTGAAGACACGAAGACACACGTCGAGATCAGCAAGGTTGACGTAGTCGGCGGCGAAGAGCTGGAAGGCGCGACAATCCAGATCCGGAGAGAACTGGCCGCGGGTGAGGAGAAAGCGGCAGACAAGAACTACGTAGAAGAGGACGGCAAGGTTTATGAAGTCGTCGAAGAGTGGGTGTCTGAGAAAGACAAGACTCACGTAGTAAAGGGCCTGCTGACAGAGACCGAATACATCCTGCGTGAGGAAGTGGCACCGGAAGGCTATACCATTACGTCTGACACCACATTCACGATCGACGTGAATGGTGATGTAACGAGCAGCGGTACGACAACGACGGATGAATACGGACATACCATACTGCTGGTTGAAGACACGAAGACACACGTCGAGATCAGCAAGGTTGACGTAGTCGGCGGCGAAGAGCTGGAAGGCGCGACAATCCAGATCCGAGAGAACTGGCCGCGGGTGAGGAGAAAGCGGCAGACAAGAACTACGTAG
- the nrdR gene encoding transcriptional regulator NrdR has protein sequence MKCQYCSCLDSKVIDSRPTDDGNSIRRRRECTNCGRRFTTYEKVELSPLFVVKRDGRRESFDSRKIKAGILHACDKLPVSMQQIDEIVTRVEQKAYATMDGEIASEKIGDMVMSELKNLNDVAYVRFAAVYRKFTDVGTFMNELKKLVDEKM, from the coding sequence ATGAAATGCCAGTATTGCAGCTGCCTGGACAGTAAAGTAATTGACTCCCGGCCGACGGATGACGGAAACAGCATCCGGCGCAGGAGAGAATGTACAAACTGCGGCAGACGTTTTACAACCTATGAAAAGGTTGAACTCAGTCCTCTGTTTGTGGTAAAGCGGGACGGACGCCGGGAGAGCTTTGACAGCCGGAAGATCAAGGCGGGTATCCTGCATGCCTGCGATAAGCTGCCTGTGAGTATGCAGCAGATCGACGAGATTGTGACCCGGGTGGAACAGAAGGCCTATGCCACGATGGACGGAGAAATTGCTTCCGAAAAGATCGGCGATATGGTTATGTCTGAACTGAAGAACCTGAACGACGTCGCCTATGTGCGCTTTGCGGCAGTATACCGGAAGTTCACCGACGTGGGCACATTCATGAACGAGCTGAAGAAGCTTGTTGATGAGAAAATGTAA